ATGGAGGCAAACAGTTGTAACTCACGGTTacgcaacctgggatgtttatttcccacgcactggagtaaaactttacatataatttaaatttgtggagccgaacactgaaagattttaataagtcttactattaatactgttaatatgtttcagttttctatcatcagaataagtacagcttttcacaaatgtgcctctactttttgaattcccctcgtatacctgtgtatagatgattttgtaaataagctttacccataacgtacttttaaagatataacaagggatggccttTCTGATAGTgtatacgcgtgaatagtgagtttcggcattaacatctatttataaaccatgcgtaacgccatggtccaagctagtaacatacataactctactaaccccctaagactaccccccccccccccactggtaaaagcacagaTCGCACCTTGGTCACAGTGagggaatagatgatggctctgtgttccattTTGAGGGATTCCtaattttgcactcatgtacgTGATCCCTGTTTCACttctagcaacccccagaagttttcacccatccacaaaacttttTCCCCAATTCAAACAaacgttgtcagtcaatcattatgtggtaaccaacagcgcaccAATAATGCATGGATGGGATACAAAAGACACCGCCGATAgactgtaatattaagcaacacaCTTGATAGCACGAAGAATTTTACAGTAACTCCAACaccggccaatcatgtgacagcatgtttcccccatTTCAGTATTATAGATAAACCATCCCTTCTCTACTTTGGGAGTATcgttgcgaacatggatagatgactactCAGTATGCCCATTCACATAAATCATACCAGACAGTGCTCGACCTCGAGCATATtacttaatttacgatccatctctctgcgtatgagagtcacagagcattctcgccctCTTAGAGTAAAAGACCATCCGCACAGTCATTtaccaacccaccctgcagcaccgttagagaATTAACCTCCAACCgatcagaagaagaccgctacactccatgtctcgtgaatgaatagagctttccaagtcctaacccgtccaagtgcacaagatttttcGAGATgtgaccatgtcgaggagcttagcactccttatcgatgtatagtagcagatttcaaagtgccgtaaTGTAATATCATACAATTATGAAGAACAAGGAAACAATGGAGTTCGAGACAAATTGGGTTCGACACAACAAATCAACGAAGCCatcaactctaaattattgttctagagtctaggatctatACCTGGAAGATATTGGTAAGAGAAAGAACAttaacacacgcactcctaagactacaacgttctgcacttaaaaactggctataatgttagatcgaatACATTTCCGGCCTATCAAACATACATTCTTCTTCACAGTTTCTCTATCTTATCGaatcgtaaaacgaaaaaactacttccgtaaaTCATTTACTTTGCGTCATATGAGTACAATATAGCTTTGCACAATATAGCTTTGCCTGTTCACATTCGATCACAGGTCAGAAATTATACAAcgcctgcatcaggcctatatacAATGATAGTTAGTAGCAGGAGATACATCCAACAAGGAAACAgctaaacgcatagcagcagcgtccgacatgtgaaaattatgtCATTCCGCCACTAACGCTGTAAACGCAACATctgtcgggcaaatgtgtacacggggattgtaGTGCGTCACAAGATCATactgctaacttagttatgacgctgaagtctcgattttacacacaAGATGTTAGAGGGGCGATCACATAAATCAAAGCTCGTTTAGAGGATAACTTTATTCGTTAGCGAGATATTGCGGGAAACGTACAAGATGTCTTAAGATCCATAACGTCGAACAGACAGTTTACTGACTCGTGAAGTTCACAACAAGGTCACGCGACCAGCTTGAACGTTTTAAAGGGGAATTCAAATGTCAAAGGCATATTATGTGTTAAAAATGTCGAAAATACACTAACTCATTAAGGCAACACTCTCAAGGAAAAGGGCAATTTATCTGCGAGCAATGTGGCAGGTAGATCGTCATTGTAAGAGTAgaggataacaaattcagaccaaatgaaacacatacGATACGCCACAGTACTGGGTGGGCAAACAGTCCCATCAGTACACTGTGTACCGCCCCTTTAGAAGCAACACAGGCCTGTACTGTTGAATGCAGACGagcataaaggtgccgaatggcattaTACGATCGAATGTTCCAAGCATCTTGCACTTTTTGTTGCAATTTAGCAATAGTTCTAACAGGCTCTGGAGATCACCATGTCCTACATGTGTTCGACTGGCGAAAGATTTGGTGACCTTGCAGGTCGAGACAGTTTTTGTACACCACGAAGGGCACGTCCCATCTCAGCAGTCTAggtggacgtgcattgccctgctgaaaaatCATATCATCTTCCAGTGGAAGAAATAACAATATGGTATGGATAATAACATGTGCAATATAGGGCGACTCGTTACTTTGTCATGCAGAAACACAAAACGTGACGGTGACTTTCAACTGTTTGCCTACATACCATGTAGCCTGGGGTGAGGCCTGTGTGCTGTTGGCGAATGCACAACAGAATAGGCCACTCCACAGGTCTACATCGTATACGTCGTGTACGTCTATCACTCACATACAGAGAGaatctactctcatcgctgaagacaagaGAGCGCCATTCCACTTGAAGAGGGTCAGCCGGAGGCTGGACGGCCTCCTCCcacttttaattaatttcgtcATGTTGATATGTTTGGAAAACAATTCGATCGTCGTTGTAATGTTAAACTGATTCACGTGGATTCATGAgtggttatgtgatctatccacagATACACTTCATCTCTTTCTTCTATTTTAGATTCAAATGTTTACAGTTTAGGTTTATTAGAATTGTCCTACAGCAGCCCAGGGTCAATACCTGTGGCATGAGCACTGCATTTGCAGGTGCCGAGATGACGCTGTCAGTGGGATGTCCTGACTGTACAGGTGGGCAGTGCCAACGGGGCTCTCTCAAAAAACGTAGAGGTGAGCAATGTTTACGTTTGAATCGGGCCATGTAATGTTTTTCAGTCGTAAAAAACACGAAAGTAGTTTTCCGTCTCCCTGGAATTCTGGCCCGAAACTGCTTTCACTAAACAGCATCTTTGTATGTTGCGTGAGAAGCAGGTACCCCTTTGAGTTGTGCCTTGTTTCTGTTTGTGGGGGTGGAAAGTGCTGATCCGGCACTGAGTCTGCGAAAAGATTTGAGCGCTCGTTTCTCTGTATGTGGGAACACAGACCACTGCACATCTTGTAGCTGTGGTAAATGCAGACTATTGGTAAGATGCATCTTCGGTGCGAGGTTTTGAAACTTTTATGAAGTTTGGGTGCAATCGGACTATGGGTTGCGTTCAATCAGTAATTGTAATGGCATACGTATAAATGTGCATGTGACTCAACAGTGATTTATTGGGCAAAATATGGTGTCAGGCACTATGCTTAATATCGCAGTGAGATCTGTGTAACCATTCAGATTGTTAGCTACTAATGGTAACTTCTGTGATTGTCTTCCAGacccagtactttaatattctttgCTCAGTCATTACTAGTATGGTCTTGTCgcccttaaaaaatggttcaaatggctctaagcactatggggcttaacatctgaggccatcagtcctctagacttagaactacttaaacctaactaacctaaggacatcacatacatccatgcccgaggcaggattcgaacctgcgaccgcagcagcagcgcggttctggactaaaccgcctagaaccgctcggccacaacggccggctgttgccCTTATATTTCACTAATCTACTGTGTCGTTACTTGTATATAGTACGATTTCACTATTCTGTCAGAGTTTGTGATACCAAATTACTGCACCGTGCTGATCTCACGTGAATACATACAGGGAATGAAAGTTTTGGCTCACCTGGATCTTGAATTTAAGTATTTAGAAAACCTGCCCCATTTCATGTTAGGTTTTTGTAAGTGTAGGTTTGCAGACACGAAAACTCAGTTTCTTGGGccattttgatttcatttaaataattaatttgtattaaataaattagcgtttccactgggaaaaaaatttaataagcaGTTGGGTTCATGATAGCTGTCTGTCAAGTGTAGGACCAGGCAAAGCGGACAATTTTTATCGAACTGTAGTTTGGAGATGGGTCAGTATCGCGCAACTCTCCAGTTGACTTTTTGACAACTCCAGAGTAGCACAGCttgtcgatgtcgtggtgtcagTCGTAACCAGGCCAGAGGCATCCGTGATGTTAGTTCTGATGCAAGCAGATGGTTCCCAACGGTTCTCGGTGACGCAGCAGGTGCAACACGTGCCAGAATTGCTTCCCTGGATGGTGTTTGGTAAGCCACTACTCCTCACACAAAGCATCGATCTTGACGTGCGTCAGTACTACACGGACGTCCAGATGCTGATCTACAGGTCTGGGaaagttccacagaccactgctgaaagcagcgacaGATCAACGATACATTTTGCCGAACACGTGCATCCGTCGATACGTTCATCCTGCTTCCCGTAGGCCCACAATGCGACATAATTGAAACCGATGAAGTTGTTCATCTGGAGTACATACTAGTCGGTGGGGTGTAGTTGTACCCtacaatgaatgttgcaaacactgtgcaCCATTAAACTCAGCACGGTTACTGCTTGCAGAGCAAAACCAGAGGGTGCACAGACGAGCCTCCTGAGCGGCATCTGAACGCTCTTAACGGTGACAAATCAGTTAATAACTAAACAGTTAATCAGTGGGCACATGCCAGGCCCTGGTGTCACTGAACGCAGTCCTTTGGAGTGTTGAATTTTTCCCCAGCCGTGTACTatttaagaaacatttttttatctTAATAATTATACTACTGTTACTTGGAAATAAGTCTAAAAATTTGTCAGCATTATGACGGCTGTACTCGATACTGCAGCAGAATATATACAACTACCATGACACCTGTACCTGTCATTGTAGGCGAATAGCAAAAACGCAACACCACAAAAAGCTATCACCGTAATAAAGCTTTTGTGTAATCTCTTATTATGGACCACCATAAAATACAAACTAATCATCGTGAAAAGAAAGAGAGATTAGCAAGCGTAACTCCCGAATCAAAATTCTTTTCACTTCTTCATCTCATTGACtgattaaataaaagattctacgtTGTAATGGCAAACAATTAAGTACTAGAAGCTAAACGCTGAATTATAGGATTTTCATTCGAAAATTGTTTTAAAATTCTATTTTTGCGGGTTGATTATAATAAAACCTGTCCTCCTAGGACACGCCGTTGGAGTTAAGCCCAgagaatttttattattattattgctattattattattattagacctaTTATTTTACGAATTCTTTACAGCTCTTTAGTTCGTTTCTCGCAGTCTTGTGTCAAAGCCTGTCGGTacaactatattattattattattttgagcttttcctcattccagaggcttatctccaacataataatttacttggaaattacaatacaaacaataaacgttcttaaactatactctcaaaatatttctccaggtgtttcgatcttgcgtgtcctcttcctctgcgcccattctcctcattgtgtgctgtacattttggagccaggtggtcacaggtcgtcctcttcttcttctcccctcgcGTTCCCacaccagtatcaattttggtattctggcttcctccattcgtcgtacacgcccgtaccactgtaatttcttcctatccattacgtcatatattctttcttttatttccattctccttattacttcggtgttccttatcttttctttcctggagattcttgccgatcttctccaaaagtccatctctagagcttgtaattttttaatgtgcttcatgttaattgtccaggtctccgttccatacagaaccacactctctaatatggatttgtatattaatattttagttctgctcattacgttcctgctccataagactgagttaagcatcccaatgaccctccgtccgctactaattcttttattgatttctgactctgattttccttcGATTTCTAAAAtgaatcccaaataacagaaagtgtttattaccaactttcacttggcaaatgttatctttatacatctgttgtattattttaatcaaggaagggtttatgtttgccatatgtagtgctctccaaagtaattttcttggaacagtatcgtacgctttttctagatctatgaaaattaatcctatactttttgatttttccctatgtttctccaaaatctgtcgtaatgtgaaaatatggtctacacatgatctcccagccgtgaatccacattgctcttcttgggttctaaaatttttttccagtttgtttttaattactttcgcaaaaattctcattagtgtgtttgtaacacaaattcctcgatagtttgaacaaattttgcgatcccctttcttaaatattgtattaatgtaacctagcttcatctcgttgggtatttaatctccatgtatcattttgttgaagagctgtgttatcagtttcacaattttgtcaccaccatatttcagacactccagattgatattgcctggtcccggtgatttaccattctttcctgttctcaccgcctgaagtacttcactttctaaaatctggatctcatcatcttcatgtcctttatcttcccctgttccttcttctagatattcttctctctcctcatttaataatttttggaaattctcttcccattccttttgtgttatcagttggagattagttttgctttttgtatcctgtcgaagccctttcaatactaactatgcttcttttgctctcccaaatcctaatttgctattcaccttggtacatgttctttcccatgcttcattttttgccatccttatttttttaatcacttcattcttcttttccttgtatattgaccttgtttcttctgatttatcattcaaccactgaaggaacgcatttcgtttttctctaacgaggacctctagttcctctgaccaccactctgctgcacggttgtggttgctatcttttttacccaacacctctgttgctatgattttcacattagcttttatatagtcatatatttcctctgtacttccttcaaacgattcaaccagtttcctttccatcctggccgcaaagagtatTCTGATACTTTcttcttgtaggctgtcaatattaaaaggtaaattttcatctttctcagtctggttcgttttatctatgttacttgtatcactccttgcattcttccatgaccagaaagacttcattttaaatagatagtggtctgatccacactgggctcctctataagatctgacgtctactgccttgaaactacttgtttgcctaatgataatataatctattatagaacgaagttctttggtgttctgttgccaagtatatttatgaatgtctttatgtttgaaaaatgtgttggtaatttttagatcaaattgttcacaaattgcaatcaatcgttccccattgtcattatattcgtcctctccatgttttcctactattctacaagattctctaattcctacgcttccattcagatctcccatgataattAGTTCCTTTCTttttgggattttttcaatagtctccctgagggtgtcccaaaatgtatctttctccttatcttttgtgtcgttcgtgggtgcatatacgccaataatcacaacttccctagcaaataatgtcatttcaacagttataatacgttgattgatgaatgtccgatttgtgattctttctttccatgatttctttatcacaatggagactcctgctttgggtcttactgcttttgataccccactccagatatgtacataattatccagttcttcttctccttggcctttcttctttgtttcagagagtacgacaacatccatgttgaacatgtcaagttctgcagggagtaaatttattttagtggaaataccttgcacattccagcatccaaacaaaattttccgtttctcattgctagttcgtcgtccaaagttccaatttttccgaggcatattattaggttttttagcatttttatgtttttatgtgagtgaggagctggcccactgcacaacccccaacccggaggaccaggtaatttttactcaaggttttcttcctttagcctttgataagccaatatcatactacaaggcagcagttgctagtttcggtccaccccgggtattttatttctccggtacccaccatatctggtgagcattcccctatccgccacctggggaggcgcccgatgggagaccagcaaactccacacgggGGTACAactataaatatttaaataaaagcatTCTTGGCCATAAACTGcgtatatttaaatttatttttaacgatttcaaccataataactgaaagaaaaattaCGCATCTGTGGGATAAAAAAACGGGTATTTATCATAGAAGATCACATTATCATACCAGACATAGCGATGAAATAGTGTGGTATGCAAAATAATCATTGTTTAACAATGTCGTGAAACAGGCAGGTTGCATACACACTACTGACAGTCAACAGGTGAATGACTCAAACTTCTTTCAGATTTCTACGATGCACGTCCCCAATCACATGATTTTTACATTATGGACAGGGTTTTCCGCTTTCTCTCTTGTATGAGATATGGTAGAATAATACTTAATTCAGCCGTCGTTCATCTTCTAATCCCATCACATGCTCATGCCACTTAAAggcactgtttttttttcatttctccgtTGACGTTTCACTCGATCATTGATTTCTCTGTTTGGGACATTTTATAGTCTTAATACTCTACTTCTTATgaaaaaaaatccattttcacGACGTCAAGTCTTCTTCTATCTTGTTTTATCATTTTCCAGATTTCACATGCATATTAA
This genomic interval from Schistocerca cancellata isolate TAMUIC-IGC-003103 chromosome 3, iqSchCanc2.1, whole genome shotgun sequence contains the following:
- the LOC126176252 gene encoding craniofacial development protein 2-like → MDVVVLSETKKKGQGEEELDNYVHIWSGVSKAVRPKAGVSIVIKKSWKERITNRTFINQRIITVEMTLFAREVVIIGVYAPTNDTKDKEKDTFWDTLRETIEKIPKRKELIIMGDLNGSVGIRESCRIVGKHGEDEYNDNGERLIAICEQFDLKITNTFFKHKDIHKYTWQQNTKELRSIIDYIIIRQTSSFKAVDVRSYRGAQCGSDHYLFKMKSFWSWKNARSDTSNIDKTNQTEKDENLPFNIDSLQEESIRILFAARMERKLVESFEGSTEEIYDYIKANVKIIATEVLGKKDSNHNRAAEWWSEELEVLVREKRNAFLQWLNDKSEETRSIYKEKKNEVIKKIRMAKNEAWERTCTKVNSKLGFGRAKEA